In one Agelaius phoeniceus isolate bAgePho1 chromosome 21, bAgePho1.hap1, whole genome shotgun sequence genomic region, the following are encoded:
- the GRIN1 gene encoding glutamate receptor ionotropic, NMDA 1 isoform X15, giving the protein MSTMRLLLLALLFSSSFARAGCDPKIVNIGAVLSTKKHEQIFREAVNQANKRHGTWKLQLNATSVTHKPNAIQMALSVCEDLISSQVYAILVSHPPAPNDHLTPTPVSYTAGFYRIPVIGLTTRMSIYSDKSIHLSFLRTVPPYSHQANVWFEMMRVFNWNHVILIVSDDHEGRAAQKKLETLLEEKESKSKKRNYENLDQLSYDNKRGPKAEKVLQFDPGTKNVTALLLEAKELEARVIILSASEDDAATVYRSAAMLNMTGSGYVWLVGEREISGNALRYAPDGVIGLQLINGKNESAHISDAVAVVAQAVHDLFEKENITDPPRGCVGNTNIWKTGPLFKRVLMSSKYSEGVTGRVEFNEDGDRKFANYSIMNLQNRKLVQVGIYNGSNVLTNDRKIIWPGGETEKPQGYQMSTKLKIVTIHQEPFVYVKPTQADGTCREEFTINGDPVKKVFCTGPNETIPGRPTVALCCYGFCIDLLIRLAGVMNFTYEVHLVADGKFGTQERVNNSNKKEWNGMMGELLSGQADMIVAPLTINNERAQYIEFSKPFKYQGLTILVKKEIPRSTLDSFMQPFQSTLWLLVGLSVHVVAVMLYLLDRFSPFGRFKVNSEEEEEDALTLSSAMWFSWGVLLNSGIGEGAPRSFSARILGMVWAGFAMIIVASYTANLAAFLVLDRPEERITGINDPRLRNPSDKFIYATVKQSSVDIYFRRQVELSTMYRHMEKHNYESAAEAIQAVRDNKLHAFIWDSAVLEFEASQKCDLVTTGELFFRSGFGIGMRKDSPWKQNVSLAILKSHENGFMEDLDKTWVRYQECDSRSNAPATLTFENMAGVFMLVAGGIVAGIFLIFIEIAYKRHKDARRKQMQLAFAAVNVWRKNLQQYHPTDITGQLNLSDPSVSTVV; this is encoded by the exons ATGAGCACCatgcggctgctgctgctcgccCTCCTCTTCTCCTCGTCCTTCGCCCGCGCCGGCTGCGACCCGAAGATCGTCAATATCGGCGCGGTGCTGAGCACCAAGAAGCACGAGCAGATCTTCCGCGAGGCGGTGAACCAGGCCAACAAGCGGCACGGCACCTGGAAGCTCCAGCTCAACGCCACCTCCGTCACCCACAAGCCCAACGCCATCCAGATGGCCCTGTCCGTCTGCGAGGACCTCATCTCCAGCCAG GTCTATGCAATATTAGTTAGTCACCCTCCTGCTCCCAACGATCACCTAACACCAACACCTGTATCATACACAGCTGgcttctacaggatccctgtcATTGGTCTGACAACACGCATGTCTATATACTCTGATAAG AGCATCCACCTGTCCTTTTTGCGCACGGTCCCACCCTACTCTCACCAGGCCAACGTCTGGTTTGAGATGATGAGAGTCTTCAACTGGAACCACGTCATCCTGATAGTCAGCGACGACCACGAGGGTCGTGCTGCACAGAAGAAGCTGGAGACCCTCCTGGAGGAGAAAGAGTCCAAG AGTAAAAAAAGGAACTATGAAAACCTCGACCAACTTTCCTATGACAACAAGCGAGGACCCAAG GCTGAGAAAGTGCTTCAGTTTGACCCTGGGACCAAAAATGTGACAGCGCTGCTGCTGGAGGCGAAGGAGCTGGAGGCCAGGGTCATCATCCTCTCTGCCAG CGAGGATGACGCGGCCACGGTGTACAGATCAGCAGCCATGCTCAACATGACGGGCTCGGGCTACGTGTGGCTGGTGGGGGAGCGGGAGATCTCGGGCAATGCCCTGCGCTACGCCCCGGACG GAGTGATCGGCTTGCAGCTCATCAACGGCAAGAACGAGTCAGCCCACATCAGTGACGCTGTCGCCGTGGTGGCCCAGGCCGTGCACGACTTGTTCGAGAAGGAGAATATCACAGACCCACCGCGGGGCTGCGTGGGCAACACCAACATCTGGAAGACAGGACCCCTTTTTAAGAG GGTGTTGATGTCCTCCAAGTACTCAGAGGGTGTCACCGGCCGGGTGGAGTTCAatgaggatggggacaggaaaTTTGCCAACTACAGCATCATGAACCTGCAGAACCGGAAGCTGGTCCAGGTTGGGATTTACAACGGCAGCAAT GTCCTGACCAACGACAGGAAGATCATCTGGCCAGGCGGGGAAACTGAGAAACCTCAAGGCTATCAAATGTCAACCAAGCTGAAG ATTGTGACCATCCACCAAGAGCCCTTTGTGTATGTGAAGCCCACTCAGGCAGATGGGACATGTAGGGAGGAATTCACCATCAATGGAGATCCTGTCAAAAAGGTTTTCTGCACTGGACCCAATGAGACCATCCCAG gccGTCCCAccgtggccctgtgctgctaCGGCTTCTGCATTGACCTGCTCATCCGCCTGGCAGGTGTGATGAACTTCACCTACGAGGTTCACCTGGTGGCTGATGGTAAATTTGGTACCCAAGAGAGG GTGAACAACAGCAACAAGAAGGAGTGGAACGGGATGATGGGGGAGCTGCTGAGCGGCCAGGCTGACATGATTGTGGCTCCCCTCACCATCAACAACGAGCGGGCTCAGTACATTGAGTTCTCCAAGCCCTTCAAGTAccagggcctcaccatcctcGTGAAGAAG GAAATCCCCCGCAGCACCCTGGACTCGTTCATGCAGCCCTTCCAGAGCACGCTCTGGCTGCTGGTGGGGCTGTCTGTGCACGTGGTGGCAGTGATGTTGTACCTCTTAGACCGATTCAG CCCCTTTGGCCGGTTCAAAGTAaacagtgaggaggaggaggaagatgccCTGACTCTCTCCTCAGCCATGTGGTTCTCCTGGGGAGTCCTGCTGAACTCTGGCATTGGAGAAG gtGCTCCCCGGAGTTTCTCTGCCCGTATCCTTGGCATGGTGTGGGCTGGCTTTGCTATGATCATTGTGGCTTCATACACTGCCAACCTGGCAGCCTTCCTGGTGTTGGACCGACCTGAGGAGAGGATCACAGGCATTAACGACCCCCGG CTGCGCAACCCCTCGGATAAGTTCATCTACGCCACGGTGAAGCAGAGCTCTGTGGACATCTACTTCCGACGGCAGGTGGAGCTGAGCACCATGTACCGGCACATGGAGAAGCACAACTACGAGAGCGCTGCCGAGGCCATCCAGGCAGTGAGGGACAA CAAGCTCCACGCCTTCATCTGGGACTCGGCAGTGCTGGAGTTCGAGGCCTCCCAGAAGTGTGACCTGGTGACCACGGGGGAGCTCTTCTTCCGCTCCGGCTTCGGGATCGGCATGCGCAAGGACAGCCCCTGGAAGCAGAACGTCTCCCTGGCCATCCTCAA GTCTCACGAGAACGGCTTCATGGAGGATTTGGACAAGACTTGGGTGAGGTATCAAGAGTGTGATTCCCGTAGCAATGCCCCAGCAACACTCACCTTTGAAAATATGGCAG GTGTGTTTATGCTGGTGGCTGGAGGTATTGTTGCCGggatatttttaatattcataGAGATAGCTTACAAAAGGCATAAGGACGCGCGGAGGAAGCAGATGCAGCTGGCGTTTGCGGCCGTTAATGTGTGGAGGAAAAACCTGCAG CAGTATCACCCCACCGACATCACCGGCCAGCTCAACCTCTCCGACCCCTCAGTCAGCACTGTGGTGTGA
- the GRIN1 gene encoding glutamate receptor ionotropic, NMDA 1 isoform X2, translating into MSTMRLLLLALLFSSSFARAGCDPKIVNIGAVLSTKKHEQIFREAVNQANKRHGTWKLQLNATSVTHKPNAIQMALSVCEDLISSQVYAILVSHPPAPNDHLTPTPVSYTAGFYRIPVIGLTTRMSIYSDKSIHLSFLRTVPPYSHQANVWFEMMRVFNWNHVILIVSDDHEGRAAQKKLETLLEEKESKAEKVLQFDPGTKNVTALLLEAKELEARVIILSASEDDAATVYRSAAMLNMTGSGYVWLVGEREISGNALRYAPDGVIGLQLINGKNESAHISDAVAVVAQAVHDLFEKENITDPPRGCVGNTNIWKTGPLFKRVLMSSKYSEGVTGRVEFNEDGDRKFANYSIMNLQNRKLVQVGIYNGSNVLTNDRKIIWPGGETEKPQGYQMSTKLKIVTIHQEPFVYVKPTQADGTCREEFTINGDPVKKVFCTGPNETIPGRPTVALCCYGFCIDLLIRLAGVMNFTYEVHLVADGKFGTQERVNNSNKKEWNGMMGELLSGQADMIVAPLTINNERAQYIEFSKPFKYQGLTILVKKEIPRSTLDSFMQPFQSTLWLLVGLSVHVVAVMLYLLDRFSPFGRFKVNSEEEEEDALTLSSAMWFSWGVLLNSGIGEGAPRSFSARILGMVWAGFAMIIVASYTANLAAFLVLDRPEERITGINDPRLRNPSDKFIYATVKQSSVDIYFRRQVELSTMYRHMEKHNYESAAEAIQAVRDNKLHAFIWDSAVLEFEASQKCDLVTTGELFFRSGFGIGMRKDSPWKQNVSLAILKSHENGFMEDLDKTWVRYQECDSRSNAPATLTFENMAGVFMLVAGGIVAGIFLIFIEIAYKRHKDARRKQMQLAFAAVNVWRKNLQRELRRRSKCIPEHALRTSGIHFGYPRAVAEPDLVTPSPVGKVTLIGTKAIGEDSLPAPGAERGRAPRPAAPAPWRLVLPACANQDRKSGRAEPDPKKKATFRSITSTLASSFKRRRSSKDTPCRMVPQECQRDRLAPWSQDSPGKLPPHSERPSAHHHPSCTASPRHIIPTAPGGDACVPHRQLLQLE; encoded by the exons ATGAGCACCatgcggctgctgctgctcgccCTCCTCTTCTCCTCGTCCTTCGCCCGCGCCGGCTGCGACCCGAAGATCGTCAATATCGGCGCGGTGCTGAGCACCAAGAAGCACGAGCAGATCTTCCGCGAGGCGGTGAACCAGGCCAACAAGCGGCACGGCACCTGGAAGCTCCAGCTCAACGCCACCTCCGTCACCCACAAGCCCAACGCCATCCAGATGGCCCTGTCCGTCTGCGAGGACCTCATCTCCAGCCAG GTCTATGCAATATTAGTTAGTCACCCTCCTGCTCCCAACGATCACCTAACACCAACACCTGTATCATACACAGCTGgcttctacaggatccctgtcATTGGTCTGACAACACGCATGTCTATATACTCTGATAAG AGCATCCACCTGTCCTTTTTGCGCACGGTCCCACCCTACTCTCACCAGGCCAACGTCTGGTTTGAGATGATGAGAGTCTTCAACTGGAACCACGTCATCCTGATAGTCAGCGACGACCACGAGGGTCGTGCTGCACAGAAGAAGCTGGAGACCCTCCTGGAGGAGAAAGAGTCCAAG GCTGAGAAAGTGCTTCAGTTTGACCCTGGGACCAAAAATGTGACAGCGCTGCTGCTGGAGGCGAAGGAGCTGGAGGCCAGGGTCATCATCCTCTCTGCCAG CGAGGATGACGCGGCCACGGTGTACAGATCAGCAGCCATGCTCAACATGACGGGCTCGGGCTACGTGTGGCTGGTGGGGGAGCGGGAGATCTCGGGCAATGCCCTGCGCTACGCCCCGGACG GAGTGATCGGCTTGCAGCTCATCAACGGCAAGAACGAGTCAGCCCACATCAGTGACGCTGTCGCCGTGGTGGCCCAGGCCGTGCACGACTTGTTCGAGAAGGAGAATATCACAGACCCACCGCGGGGCTGCGTGGGCAACACCAACATCTGGAAGACAGGACCCCTTTTTAAGAG GGTGTTGATGTCCTCCAAGTACTCAGAGGGTGTCACCGGCCGGGTGGAGTTCAatgaggatggggacaggaaaTTTGCCAACTACAGCATCATGAACCTGCAGAACCGGAAGCTGGTCCAGGTTGGGATTTACAACGGCAGCAAT GTCCTGACCAACGACAGGAAGATCATCTGGCCAGGCGGGGAAACTGAGAAACCTCAAGGCTATCAAATGTCAACCAAGCTGAAG ATTGTGACCATCCACCAAGAGCCCTTTGTGTATGTGAAGCCCACTCAGGCAGATGGGACATGTAGGGAGGAATTCACCATCAATGGAGATCCTGTCAAAAAGGTTTTCTGCACTGGACCCAATGAGACCATCCCAG gccGTCCCAccgtggccctgtgctgctaCGGCTTCTGCATTGACCTGCTCATCCGCCTGGCAGGTGTGATGAACTTCACCTACGAGGTTCACCTGGTGGCTGATGGTAAATTTGGTACCCAAGAGAGG GTGAACAACAGCAACAAGAAGGAGTGGAACGGGATGATGGGGGAGCTGCTGAGCGGCCAGGCTGACATGATTGTGGCTCCCCTCACCATCAACAACGAGCGGGCTCAGTACATTGAGTTCTCCAAGCCCTTCAAGTAccagggcctcaccatcctcGTGAAGAAG GAAATCCCCCGCAGCACCCTGGACTCGTTCATGCAGCCCTTCCAGAGCACGCTCTGGCTGCTGGTGGGGCTGTCTGTGCACGTGGTGGCAGTGATGTTGTACCTCTTAGACCGATTCAG CCCCTTTGGCCGGTTCAAAGTAaacagtgaggaggaggaggaagatgccCTGACTCTCTCCTCAGCCATGTGGTTCTCCTGGGGAGTCCTGCTGAACTCTGGCATTGGAGAAG gtGCTCCCCGGAGTTTCTCTGCCCGTATCCTTGGCATGGTGTGGGCTGGCTTTGCTATGATCATTGTGGCTTCATACACTGCCAACCTGGCAGCCTTCCTGGTGTTGGACCGACCTGAGGAGAGGATCACAGGCATTAACGACCCCCGG CTGCGCAACCCCTCGGATAAGTTCATCTACGCCACGGTGAAGCAGAGCTCTGTGGACATCTACTTCCGACGGCAGGTGGAGCTGAGCACCATGTACCGGCACATGGAGAAGCACAACTACGAGAGCGCTGCCGAGGCCATCCAGGCAGTGAGGGACAA CAAGCTCCACGCCTTCATCTGGGACTCGGCAGTGCTGGAGTTCGAGGCCTCCCAGAAGTGTGACCTGGTGACCACGGGGGAGCTCTTCTTCCGCTCCGGCTTCGGGATCGGCATGCGCAAGGACAGCCCCTGGAAGCAGAACGTCTCCCTGGCCATCCTCAA GTCTCACGAGAACGGCTTCATGGAGGATTTGGACAAGACTTGGGTGAGGTATCAAGAGTGTGATTCCCGTAGCAATGCCCCAGCAACACTCACCTTTGAAAATATGGCAG GTGTGTTTATGCTGGTGGCTGGAGGTATTGTTGCCGggatatttttaatattcataGAGATAGCTTACAAAAGGCATAAGGACGCGCGGAGGAAGCAGATGCAGCTGGCGTTTGCGGCCGTTAATGTGTGGAGGAAAAACCTGCAG AGAGAACTGAGAAGGAGGAGCAAATGTATCCCCGAGCATGCTCTACGCACCAGCGGGATACATTTTGGTTACCCCCGTGCGGTAGCAGAGCCAGACCTGGTCACTCCGTCCCCCGTCGGCAAGGTCACACTCATTGGCACCAAAGCAATTGGGGAGGACTCGTTGCCAGCGCCCGGCGCCGAGCGCGGCCGGGCCCCCCGGCCCGCGGCCCCCGCACCATGGCGGCTGGTGCTCCCAGCCTGCGCCAACCAG GATAGAAAAAGTGGTAGAGCAGAACCTGACCCTAAAAAGAAAGCCACTTTTAGGTCCATCACCTCCACCCTGGCCTCCAGCTTCAAGAGACGTAGGTCCTCCAAGGATACG ccctgcagaatGGTCCCTCAGGAGTGCCAGAGAGACAGGCTGGCACCATGGAGCCAAGACAGCCCTGGGAAGCTTCCACCCCACTCTGAACGTCCTAGCGCCCACCATCACCCGAGCTGCACAGCCTCTCCGCGGCACATCATCCCCACCGCCCCAGGAGGAGATGCATGTGTTCCCCATAGGCAGCTCCTGCAACTCGAGTag
- the GRIN1 gene encoding glutamate receptor ionotropic, NMDA 1 isoform X9 produces MSTMRLLLLALLFSSSFARAGCDPKIVNIGAVLSTKKHEQIFREAVNQANKRHGTWKLQLNATSVTHKPNAIQMALSVCEDLISSQVYAILVSHPPAPNDHLTPTPVSYTAGFYRIPVIGLTTRMSIYSDKSIHLSFLRTVPPYSHQANVWFEMMRVFNWNHVILIVSDDHEGRAAQKKLETLLEEKESKSKKRNYENLDQLSYDNKRGPKAEKVLQFDPGTKNVTALLLEAKELEARVIILSASEDDAATVYRSAAMLNMTGSGYVWLVGEREISGNALRYAPDGVIGLQLINGKNESAHISDAVAVVAQAVHDLFEKENITDPPRGCVGNTNIWKTGPLFKRVLMSSKYSEGVTGRVEFNEDGDRKFANYSIMNLQNRKLVQVGIYNGSNVLTNDRKIIWPGGETEKPQGYQMSTKLKIVTIHQEPFVYVKPTQADGTCREEFTINGDPVKKVFCTGPNETIPGRPTVALCCYGFCIDLLIRLAGVMNFTYEVHLVADGKFGTQERVNNSNKKEWNGMMGELLSGQADMIVAPLTINNERAQYIEFSKPFKYQGLTILVKKEIPRSTLDSFMQPFQSTLWLLVGLSVHVVAVMLYLLDRFSPFGRFKVNSEEEEEDALTLSSAMWFSWGVLLNSGIGEGAPRSFSARILGMVWAGFAMIIVASYTANLAAFLVLDRPEERITGINDPRLRNPSDKFIYATVKQSSVDIYFRRQVELSTMYRHMEKHNYESAAEAIQAVRDNKLHAFIWDSAVLEFEASQKCDLVTTGELFFRSGFGIGMRKDSPWKQNVSLAILKSHENGFMEDLDKTWVRYQECDSRSNAPATLTFENMAGVFMLVAGGIVAGIFLIFIEIAYKRHKDARRKQMQLAFAAVNVWRKNLQDRKSGRAEPDPKKKATFRSITSTLASSFKRRRSSKDTPCRMVPQECQRDRLAPWSQDSPGKLPPHSERPSAHHHPSCTASPRHIIPTAPGGDACVPHRQLLQLE; encoded by the exons ATGAGCACCatgcggctgctgctgctcgccCTCCTCTTCTCCTCGTCCTTCGCCCGCGCCGGCTGCGACCCGAAGATCGTCAATATCGGCGCGGTGCTGAGCACCAAGAAGCACGAGCAGATCTTCCGCGAGGCGGTGAACCAGGCCAACAAGCGGCACGGCACCTGGAAGCTCCAGCTCAACGCCACCTCCGTCACCCACAAGCCCAACGCCATCCAGATGGCCCTGTCCGTCTGCGAGGACCTCATCTCCAGCCAG GTCTATGCAATATTAGTTAGTCACCCTCCTGCTCCCAACGATCACCTAACACCAACACCTGTATCATACACAGCTGgcttctacaggatccctgtcATTGGTCTGACAACACGCATGTCTATATACTCTGATAAG AGCATCCACCTGTCCTTTTTGCGCACGGTCCCACCCTACTCTCACCAGGCCAACGTCTGGTTTGAGATGATGAGAGTCTTCAACTGGAACCACGTCATCCTGATAGTCAGCGACGACCACGAGGGTCGTGCTGCACAGAAGAAGCTGGAGACCCTCCTGGAGGAGAAAGAGTCCAAG AGTAAAAAAAGGAACTATGAAAACCTCGACCAACTTTCCTATGACAACAAGCGAGGACCCAAG GCTGAGAAAGTGCTTCAGTTTGACCCTGGGACCAAAAATGTGACAGCGCTGCTGCTGGAGGCGAAGGAGCTGGAGGCCAGGGTCATCATCCTCTCTGCCAG CGAGGATGACGCGGCCACGGTGTACAGATCAGCAGCCATGCTCAACATGACGGGCTCGGGCTACGTGTGGCTGGTGGGGGAGCGGGAGATCTCGGGCAATGCCCTGCGCTACGCCCCGGACG GAGTGATCGGCTTGCAGCTCATCAACGGCAAGAACGAGTCAGCCCACATCAGTGACGCTGTCGCCGTGGTGGCCCAGGCCGTGCACGACTTGTTCGAGAAGGAGAATATCACAGACCCACCGCGGGGCTGCGTGGGCAACACCAACATCTGGAAGACAGGACCCCTTTTTAAGAG GGTGTTGATGTCCTCCAAGTACTCAGAGGGTGTCACCGGCCGGGTGGAGTTCAatgaggatggggacaggaaaTTTGCCAACTACAGCATCATGAACCTGCAGAACCGGAAGCTGGTCCAGGTTGGGATTTACAACGGCAGCAAT GTCCTGACCAACGACAGGAAGATCATCTGGCCAGGCGGGGAAACTGAGAAACCTCAAGGCTATCAAATGTCAACCAAGCTGAAG ATTGTGACCATCCACCAAGAGCCCTTTGTGTATGTGAAGCCCACTCAGGCAGATGGGACATGTAGGGAGGAATTCACCATCAATGGAGATCCTGTCAAAAAGGTTTTCTGCACTGGACCCAATGAGACCATCCCAG gccGTCCCAccgtggccctgtgctgctaCGGCTTCTGCATTGACCTGCTCATCCGCCTGGCAGGTGTGATGAACTTCACCTACGAGGTTCACCTGGTGGCTGATGGTAAATTTGGTACCCAAGAGAGG GTGAACAACAGCAACAAGAAGGAGTGGAACGGGATGATGGGGGAGCTGCTGAGCGGCCAGGCTGACATGATTGTGGCTCCCCTCACCATCAACAACGAGCGGGCTCAGTACATTGAGTTCTCCAAGCCCTTCAAGTAccagggcctcaccatcctcGTGAAGAAG GAAATCCCCCGCAGCACCCTGGACTCGTTCATGCAGCCCTTCCAGAGCACGCTCTGGCTGCTGGTGGGGCTGTCTGTGCACGTGGTGGCAGTGATGTTGTACCTCTTAGACCGATTCAG CCCCTTTGGCCGGTTCAAAGTAaacagtgaggaggaggaggaagatgccCTGACTCTCTCCTCAGCCATGTGGTTCTCCTGGGGAGTCCTGCTGAACTCTGGCATTGGAGAAG gtGCTCCCCGGAGTTTCTCTGCCCGTATCCTTGGCATGGTGTGGGCTGGCTTTGCTATGATCATTGTGGCTTCATACACTGCCAACCTGGCAGCCTTCCTGGTGTTGGACCGACCTGAGGAGAGGATCACAGGCATTAACGACCCCCGG CTGCGCAACCCCTCGGATAAGTTCATCTACGCCACGGTGAAGCAGAGCTCTGTGGACATCTACTTCCGACGGCAGGTGGAGCTGAGCACCATGTACCGGCACATGGAGAAGCACAACTACGAGAGCGCTGCCGAGGCCATCCAGGCAGTGAGGGACAA CAAGCTCCACGCCTTCATCTGGGACTCGGCAGTGCTGGAGTTCGAGGCCTCCCAGAAGTGTGACCTGGTGACCACGGGGGAGCTCTTCTTCCGCTCCGGCTTCGGGATCGGCATGCGCAAGGACAGCCCCTGGAAGCAGAACGTCTCCCTGGCCATCCTCAA GTCTCACGAGAACGGCTTCATGGAGGATTTGGACAAGACTTGGGTGAGGTATCAAGAGTGTGATTCCCGTAGCAATGCCCCAGCAACACTCACCTTTGAAAATATGGCAG GTGTGTTTATGCTGGTGGCTGGAGGTATTGTTGCCGggatatttttaatattcataGAGATAGCTTACAAAAGGCATAAGGACGCGCGGAGGAAGCAGATGCAGCTGGCGTTTGCGGCCGTTAATGTGTGGAGGAAAAACCTGCAG GATAGAAAAAGTGGTAGAGCAGAACCTGACCCTAAAAAGAAAGCCACTTTTAGGTCCATCACCTCCACCCTGGCCTCCAGCTTCAAGAGACGTAGGTCCTCCAAGGATACG ccctgcagaatGGTCCCTCAGGAGTGCCAGAGAGACAGGCTGGCACCATGGAGCCAAGACAGCCCTGGGAAGCTTCCACCCCACTCTGAACGTCCTAGCGCCCACCATCACCCGAGCTGCACAGCCTCTCCGCGGCACATCATCCCCACCGCCCCAGGAGGAGATGCATGTGTTCCCCATAGGCAGCTCCTGCAACTCGAGTag